Proteins from one Lepidochelys kempii isolate rLepKem1 chromosome 6, rLepKem1.hap2, whole genome shotgun sequence genomic window:
- the MVP gene encoding LOW QUALITY PROTEIN: major vault protein (The sequence of the model RefSeq protein was modified relative to this genomic sequence to represent the inferred CDS: deleted 2 bases in 2 codons), whose translation MAAAGGGRGGRGSERGAGAAPRGRGEVLWEKELPPNVEALLSSGRDPVADRSGPPPPGGEGPPRDKTRVVSYQVPHNAAVQVYDYRERQARVVLGPELVLLGPDEQFTVLSLSGGRPKAPHTRRSLCLLLGPDFCADIVTIETADHARLQLQLAYNWHFEVPSPPDPPALSRLFSVPDFVGDACKALASRIRGAVASVTFDDFHKNSNRIICSAVFGFDTELQLRSCLRFPQNGLVVSSVDIQSVEPVDQRTRDALQRSVQLAIEITTNSQEAAARHEAERLEQEARGRLERQKILDQAEAERARKELLELEALSAAVESTGAARAEAQSKADAARIAGEAAVEQAKLKAEAAAIETESELARLSQAREQELRFARAQGEQEAVRARLLAEVEVKKFQQVTEAIGPETLRDIALAGRSCRWVKLLQGLGLQSALITDGSSPINLFSTAGGLLGVLPRPPPGHHE comes from the exons ATGGCGGCGGCgggcgggggccggggagggcgggggagcGAGCGGGGAGCAGGAGCAGCGCCGCGCGGGCGGGGGga agtgctctgGGAGAAGGAGCTGCCCCCCAATGTGGAGGCCCTGCTGTCCTCGGGCCGGGACCCCGTGGCTGACCGttcc ggccccccccccccgggaggcGAGGGGCCCCCCCGCGACAAGACACGGGTGGTGAGTTACCAGGTGCCCCACAACGCAGCCGTGCAGGTGTATGACTACCGGGAGCGGCAGGCCAG GGTGGTGCTGGGCCCGGAGCTGGTTCTGCTGGGCCCAGACGAGCAGTTCACGGTGCTAAGCTTGTCAGGGGGGCGGCCCAAGGCC CCCCACACCCGGCGCTCACTCTGCCTGCTGCTGGGCCCTGACTTCTGTGCCGACATCGTCACCATCGAGACGGCCGACCATGCccggctgcagctccagctggccTACAACtg GCACTTTGAGGTGCCGTCGCCCCCTGACCCCCCAGCGCTCTCCCGGCTCTTCAGCGTCCCGGATTTCGTGGGTGATGCCTGCAAAGCACTGGCCTCCCGCATCCGTGGGGCCGTGGCCTCCGTCACGTTCGACGACTTCCACAAG aaCTCGAACCGGATCATCTGCTCGGCCGTGTTTGGCTTCGACACGGAGCTGCAGCTGCGGAGCTGCCTGCGCTTCCCCCAGAACGGGCTGGTGGTGAGTAGCGTGGACATCCAGAGCGTGGAGCCCGTGGACCAGCGCACGCGGGACGCGCTGCAGAGGAGCGTCCAGCTGGCCATCGAGATCACCACCAACTCCCAGGAGGCAGCTGCCAG GCACGAGGCCGAGCGGCTGGAACAGGAGGCTCGGGGACGGCTGGAGCGGCAGAAAATCCTGGACCAGGCGGAGGCTGAGCGGGCCCGGaaggagctgctggagctggaggcaCTGAG CGCGGCAGTGGAGAGCACCGGTGCGGCACGGGCCGAGGCCCAGTCCAAGGCGGATGCGGCGCGGATCGCGGGCGAGGCGGCTGTGGAACAGGCCAAGCTGAAGGCGGAGGCAGCCGCCATTGAGACG GAGTCGGAGCTGGCCCGGCTGAGCCAGGCGCGGGAGCAAGAGCTGCGCTTCGCCCGGGCGCAGGGCGAGCAGGAGGCGGTGCGGGCCCGGCTGCTGGCCGAGGTGGAGGTGAAGAAGTTCCAGCAGGTGACGGAAGCCATCGGGCCCGAGACCCTGCGCGACATCGCGCTGGCGGGGCGGAGCTGCAGGtgg gtGAAGCTGCTGCAGGGCCTGGGCCTCCAGTCGGCCCTCATCACCGACGGCTCCTCCCCCATCAACCTCTTCTCCACGG